The segment TGGTCGGACGGGTCGCCTCCAGTGACAGCACCGTGTTAATTACCGGGGAATCAGGAACTGGCAAGGGCATGATTGCCAACAAGATTCATCGGTTAAGCCCGCGGCACCGCCGTCCCTTTGTCACCGTGGACTGCGGCACTTTGGTCGAAACCTTATTCGAAAGCGAACTTTTCGGGCACGTGAAAGGCTCTTTCACCGGGGCCGACGCCAATAAGATCGGCAAATTCGAACTGGCCCAAAACGGCACCCTGTTCTTTGACGAAATCAGTAATATCAGTCTGGAGGTGCAGGCCAAACTGCTGCGTGCCGTGGAGGAACGGAAGATATCCAAGGTCGGCAGCCACCGGGTGATCAATGTTGATGTGCGCATTGTCGCCGCTACCAATCAGGACTTAAACCAGGCGATTAAAGAGGGTACCTTTCGGGAGGACCTGTTTTACCGGCTCAACGTGGTTTCCATTCATCTGCCGCCGTTGCGAGATCGCAAAGAAGATATCCCCTTGTTGGTTCAGAATTTTTTGGACAAATATAATCGGCGTCTCAAAAAACAGGTACGAGGCATTTCCGATGAAGCCATGGACCTGCTGATGCAACACGACTGGCCGGGAAATGTCCGGGAATTAGAAAATATTATCGAACGACTGGTGGTGTTGAGCACCGGGTTTTATTTAGAGCCTGCCGATCTGGCCTTTTCCGGAGCCGTACTCTCAGCCACTTCCCGGAAGAAAGCTACCAGTCTTAAGGACTTAGAACGGGAGCATATCATTGAAATGTTGCATCGCTTCGACGGTCACAAAAGAGAGACCGCCGAAGCCCTGGGAATTGACCGCAAGACCTTACGTGAAAAGCTTAAACGCTATCATATTGAATAACCGCCTGCCGATCCCGAGTTAGCCTGTGGGTTCCACATCAGCCCCGGCCCGGTCCCAGCTCGGGGGCAAAATCAGCCCTATCCTGGTTCTGTTCTACGGCGCTGCCACCCTGGCGGCTCAGGTCCTGCTTTTACGGGAACTTCTGGTATTAGCCCAGGGCAATGAACTGCAACTAGGTCTGGGTCTATGGGCCTGGCTGATCTGGACCGGTTTAGGCAGTCTGTGGGGCGGACGTCGGCTGGCCTCTCGGCTTATCGCACCGGCGACCCTGGCCAGATGGTTAGGGGTCTTGGGAGGGCTGTTGCCGGCCACGGTTTTCCTGACCCGATGCCTTCCCGGGCTGCTCCATTTGCCCCTGGGTCAGGTGTTGTCGCCCTTCCAGGCTGGCCTGTTGTTTCTGCTCCTGTTGGCCCCTTTCTGTCTTCTCTCCGGACTCTTTTTCCCGCTGGCCTGTCAGAGTCTGAAGGGTTCCCCGACCTGGGGGATGTTAGGGCGGGTGTACTTCCTCGATACCTTGGGCGCCGCCTTGGGGGTGGGCTTCCTGCAGCTGTTTCTGATCGGCCGCATACCCAGCCTCAAACTGGCTCTGTGGCTGGGACTGATACTGAATCTGCTGGCCATCTTGGCGCCCCCAGCCCGCCGCAAAAAACGGAGTGTAATAATTACCGGATTGAGCCTGGTGATCCTGGGGGGATTGTTAAGTCAGGCCTCACGCCTGGAAGATGTAAGTCGCGGCTGGCAATGGCCCGGACAGAACCTAGTAGCGGTCCAGGAAAGCCGGTATGGCCTGCTTACCGCCACCCAGACAGCCCAACAGATCAATTTTTTTGAAAACAACCTGTGGTATTTCAGCCACCCGGATCCCTTGAATGCCGAAGCCAGCGTGCAATATGCCCTCTTGCAGCACCCCCAACCCCGGCGGGTGCTGTTGATCGGCGGCGGGGTGGCCGGAGCTGTGGCGCAGATTCTTAAAACCCCCGGCCTGATCAGCCTGGATTACGTCGAATTAGACCCCCAACTGATTCGCCTGGCCCAGAGGGTGCTACCGCCGGCCGTCACCAAAACCTTGGAAGCGCCGCTAGTGCGGCTGATTTATCAGGACGGTCGGCGCTATATCAAAGATACTGATTCTACTTATGATGTTATCCTGCTCTGCCTGCCGGAACCCAAAAATGCCCTGCTCAACCGCTTCTACTCGCAGGAATTTTTCGAAGAAGTTAAAGCGCGGCTGCGGCCCGGCGGGCTGTTCAGCTTCGGCCTCAGCGGCGGTGAGGTCAGCCTGACCCCCTTACGGGCCCAGTACCTGGGCCTGGCTTTCCATACCTTGCAGCACGTGTTCCCGGAAGTTCAGGTCTTTCCGGGGCTGAGGGTGCGCTTCTTTGCCGGTCTTCAGCCCGGGCAACTGGTAACCGATCCGGCCCTTTTGGTGTCTCGCCTCCAGGCCCGCCAACTGAGACTCTACTACGTTAGAGAATACTATCTGTATGAAAATCTTTCCCCAGCCCGGCAGGCCTATCTCCAGCAGATTCTGGCCCAAACCGGCTCTGGTCTCAATACCGACCTGTCCCCGCAATGTTATTATTATGATCTGACCCTCAGTTGGGCTCAGGAAATCTCGGCGATCAAAGATCTGCTTGTCAGGCTGCGGCCATTGCCTTTCTGGTCTTTTCCGGCCGCGGTGGTTTTAATGACCCTGCTGTTATGGTGGCGGTGGCGACCGCCAGGGAAACGGATCAGCGGCCCGTCCAACTATTGCCCCGGCCCTTATCTGTATAATGTGCTGATCATGGGCCTCAGCGCCATGGCCCTGGAAATTACGTTAATCATCCTTTTCCAGATTCAATTAGGCTTCCTTTACGGCCAGTTAGGGCTTTTGATGGCCGCCTTCATGTTCGGTATGGGCCTGGGTTCCGGCCTCACCCCGTGGCTGATGGATAGTCAAGCCGCCGCCTGGCGATTATCGCTGGGCTTTCAGGGGGGACTGGTCCTGCTGGCGGGACTGCTTGGCCTGATTTTACCCAATCTGCTCAACCTGCCTTTGTTGAACTGGGAAGGTTATGCTCAGGCCGGTTTTGCTGTGCTCCTGGGAAGCGTCGGCTTTTTGGCCGGCGGCATCTTTGCCGGGCAGGCGGAAATCTTGCAGCAGGCCGGGACTCAACTGGCGGTCAGCGCCGGTCTACTCTATGCCGTGGATTTACTGGGAGCCACCCTGGGAACCTTGGGGATGAGCCTGGTGGCGCTGCCCTTGTGGGGCCTGCGCCCGACCCTGTTGCTGTTGGCCATTCTTAACTTATCGGCTCTGATTATCCTCTTTACCAGCGGCAGACCATATCCCTTGGGGGCTGGCGCTATTAGCCCTGATTAAAATAGTCTAGAGTATTAATCAGCAGAACCGCTCGGTTAAGGCCCCTCCAGCCGACGGCGGAACTCAATCACCGCGGCCGGGATCAGGCGGCGCAAAAAGATGCCTTGGTCTCGCGCCGGCAGGGATTGGTACACTGCAAATTGGGGGTGCTGGGGCGATAACGGGGGAGGTGGCAGCGTGCTATCCCCTCCTGGCTGCCGGGCCTCCTCGACTAACTGGATGAGGGAAAGTTCCTCGTTCGGCAT is part of the Deltaproteobacteria bacterium genome and harbors:
- a CDS encoding sigma-54-dependent Fis family transcriptional regulator translates to MTNSKVKILVIDDEKAMRDACFQILSRLGHEVDLAPNGRQGLAHLERYTYDLILLDLVMPDLNGLEVLKKIKALDPEALVTIITGYGTIQSAVESMKSGAFDFLPKPFAPDDLRLSVKRALDKRRIDLENLYLRSELNRKDERCTIVFQSESMARIMDMVGRVASSDSTVLITGESGTGKGMIANKIHRLSPRHRRPFVTVDCGTLVETLFESELFGHVKGSFTGADANKIGKFELAQNGTLFFDEISNISLEVQAKLLRAVEERKISKVGSHRVINVDVRIVAATNQDLNQAIKEGTFREDLFYRLNVVSIHLPPLRDRKEDIPLLVQNFLDKYNRRLKKQVRGISDEAMDLLMQHDWPGNVRELENIIERLVVLSTGFYLEPADLAFSGAVLSATSRKKATSLKDLEREHIIEMLHRFDGHKRETAEALGIDRKTLREKLKRYHIE
- a CDS encoding fused MFS/spermidine synthase yields the protein MGSTSAPARSQLGGKISPILVLFYGAATLAAQVLLLRELLVLAQGNELQLGLGLWAWLIWTGLGSLWGGRRLASRLIAPATLARWLGVLGGLLPATVFLTRCLPGLLHLPLGQVLSPFQAGLLFLLLLAPFCLLSGLFFPLACQSLKGSPTWGMLGRVYFLDTLGAALGVGFLQLFLIGRIPSLKLALWLGLILNLLAILAPPARRKKRSVIITGLSLVILGGLLSQASRLEDVSRGWQWPGQNLVAVQESRYGLLTATQTAQQINFFENNLWYFSHPDPLNAEASVQYALLQHPQPRRVLLIGGGVAGAVAQILKTPGLISLDYVELDPQLIRLAQRVLPPAVTKTLEAPLVRLIYQDGRRYIKDTDSTYDVILLCLPEPKNALLNRFYSQEFFEEVKARLRPGGLFSFGLSGGEVSLTPLRAQYLGLAFHTLQHVFPEVQVFPGLRVRFFAGLQPGQLVTDPALLVSRLQARQLRLYYVREYYLYENLSPARQAYLQQILAQTGSGLNTDLSPQCYYYDLTLSWAQEISAIKDLLVRLRPLPFWSFPAAVVLMTLLLWWRWRPPGKRISGPSNYCPGPYLYNVLIMGLSAMALEITLIILFQIQLGFLYGQLGLLMAAFMFGMGLGSGLTPWLMDSQAAAWRLSLGFQGGLVLLAGLLGLILPNLLNLPLLNWEGYAQAGFAVLLGSVGFLAGGIFAGQAEILQQAGTQLAVSAGLLYAVDLLGATLGTLGMSLVALPLWGLRPTLLLLAILNLSALIILFTSGRPYPLGAGAISPD